One stretch of Priestia megaterium DNA includes these proteins:
- a CDS encoding 16S rRNA (uracil(1498)-N(3))-methyltransferase: MQRYFLPNDQFQEQSVIVTHDDAHHISRVMRMNEGSQFIACNEQGQAALCEIENISANEVKASIIEWISEEKELPVHVTIVNGLPKGDKLELIIQKGTELGAYKFIPFIAARSVVKWDDKKSQKKLDRWNKIAKEAAEQSHRTIVPAVEAPISFKKLVEISGDYTHKVVAYEERAKQGETSHLHAVLSALKPGNSVLVVVGPEGGLTEQEVEVLEENEFTISGFGPRILRAETAPLYALSAISYQTELMR; the protein is encoded by the coding sequence ATGCAACGTTATTTTCTGCCAAATGATCAATTTCAAGAGCAAAGTGTCATAGTGACACATGATGATGCCCATCATATCTCACGCGTCATGAGAATGAATGAAGGATCACAGTTTATTGCCTGTAATGAACAGGGGCAAGCTGCTTTGTGTGAAATTGAAAATATTTCCGCTAACGAAGTGAAAGCATCTATTATAGAATGGATAAGCGAAGAAAAAGAGCTTCCAGTCCATGTTACAATTGTGAACGGTCTGCCTAAAGGGGATAAGCTCGAGCTTATTATCCAAAAAGGGACAGAACTTGGGGCGTATAAGTTTATCCCTTTTATTGCGGCTCGTTCAGTTGTTAAATGGGATGATAAAAAGAGTCAAAAAAAATTAGATCGCTGGAACAAGATTGCTAAAGAGGCTGCAGAACAATCTCATCGTACGATTGTACCAGCAGTAGAAGCCCCAATTTCTTTTAAAAAACTAGTAGAAATTAGCGGTGACTATACTCATAAAGTTGTAGCCTATGAAGAAAGAGCGAAGCAAGGAGAAACATCTCATCTGCATGCTGTTCTTTCAGCTTTAAAACCCGGCAATTCCGTGCTTGTGGTTGTAGGCCCCGAGGGTGGTTTGACCGAGCAGGAAGTAGAAGTATTAGAAGAAAATGAATTTACAATAAGCGGATTTGGTCCGCGAATTTTACGAGCAGAAACAGCTCCTTTATATGCGCTGTCTGCTATATCTTATCAAACTGAGTTAATGAGGTGA
- the prmA gene encoding 50S ribosomal protein L11 methyltransferase — MKWSEICIHTAQEAIEPISHILHESGASGVVIEDPADLVKDRDTTFGEIYDLNVEDYPEEGVVIKAYLPVNSFLAETVDGIKKEINGLLVYDFDLGANKVTISEVNEEEWATAWKKYYHPVKISERFTIVPTWENYEKVSTDELIIELDPGMAFGTGTHPTTVMSLQALERTVKAGDTVIDVGTGSGVLSIGAALLGASNVQALDLDEVAVRSARENIELNQVGNVVTVGQNNLLQGIEGPVDIVVANILAEVIVRFVDDAAKVLKPGGMFITSGIISAKKEDVKKALTGAGFVIQEVTLMEDWVAIIAQKQA, encoded by the coding sequence ATGAAATGGTCTGAAATTTGTATTCATACAGCGCAAGAAGCAATTGAACCCATCTCTCATATTTTACATGAATCAGGAGCTAGCGGGGTAGTCATTGAAGATCCTGCTGATTTAGTGAAGGACAGAGATACAACTTTTGGTGAAATCTACGATTTAAACGTAGAAGACTATCCAGAAGAAGGTGTAGTGATTAAAGCATACCTTCCAGTTAACAGCTTTTTAGCAGAAACTGTGGATGGTATCAAAAAAGAAATTAATGGACTGCTTGTTTACGACTTTGATTTAGGAGCTAACAAAGTTACGATCAGTGAAGTGAACGAGGAAGAGTGGGCCACTGCTTGGAAAAAATATTACCATCCCGTGAAAATTTCAGAGCGTTTTACGATTGTACCAACTTGGGAAAACTATGAAAAAGTAAGCACAGATGAATTGATTATCGAGCTTGATCCCGGAATGGCTTTTGGTACAGGTACGCATCCAACGACGGTTATGTCTCTTCAAGCATTGGAAAGAACAGTGAAAGCAGGAGATACTGTTATCGACGTGGGTACAGGTTCAGGAGTGCTAAGTATTGGCGCAGCTCTGTTAGGAGCAAGTAATGTACAAGCTCTAGACCTTGATGAAGTAGCCGTACGTTCTGCCCGCGAAAATATTGAACTGAATCAAGTTGGGAACGTCGTAACAGTAGGTCAAAACAACTTATTGCAAGGTATAGAAGGACCGGTTGACATTGTTGTGGCGAATATTCTAGCTGAAGTAATCGTTCGTTTTGTAGACGATGCTGCAAAGGTATTAAAGCCAGGAGGCATGTTCATTACATCAGGTATTATTAGTGCGAAAAAAGAAGATGTCAAAAAAGCGTTAACGGGAGCGGGCTTTGTTATTCAAGAAGTAACGCTTATGGAAGACTGGGTAGCAATTATTGCGCAAAAACAAGCTTAA
- the dnaJ gene encoding molecular chaperone DnaJ, which produces MSKRDYYEVLGISKSATKDEIKKAYRKLSKQYHPDINKAEDAADKFKEVKEAYEVLSDDQKKAQYDQFGHTDPNQGFGGFGGGGSDFGGFGFEDIFSSIFGGGGRRRDPNAPRQGADLQYTMTLSFEEAVFGKETTIEIPREETCETCHGSGAKPGTKVDTCSHCNGSGQLNVEQNTPFGRVVNRRACHHCNGTGKIIKDKCATCHGDGKVTKRRKINVKIPAGVDDGQQLRVSAQGEPGVNGGPPGDLYVVFHVRTHEFFERDGDDIYCEMPLTFAQAALGDEVEVPTLHGKVKLKIPAGTQTGTKFRLKGKGVANVRGYGQGDQHIHVRVVTPTKISEKQKQLLREFAELSGQEAVDEQHDSFFAKVKRAIKGE; this is translated from the coding sequence ATGAGTAAGCGAGATTACTATGAAGTACTCGGTATCAGTAAGAGCGCTACAAAAGATGAAATAAAAAAAGCATACCGCAAGCTTTCTAAACAATATCATCCAGATATTAACAAAGCGGAAGATGCTGCTGACAAATTTAAAGAAGTAAAAGAAGCATATGAAGTATTGAGTGATGACCAAAAAAAAGCACAATACGATCAATTTGGTCATACTGATCCAAATCAAGGCTTTGGCGGCTTTGGTGGAGGCGGCTCAGACTTTGGCGGCTTCGGCTTTGAAGATATTTTCAGCTCGATCTTTGGTGGTGGTGGTCGCAGACGTGACCCTAATGCTCCGAGACAAGGTGCCGATTTACAATACACGATGACACTTTCTTTTGAAGAAGCTGTTTTCGGAAAAGAAACAACAATTGAAATTCCACGTGAAGAAACGTGTGAAACATGTCACGGTTCAGGTGCAAAACCTGGAACAAAAGTCGATACATGTTCGCACTGTAATGGTTCAGGTCAGTTAAACGTTGAACAAAACACGCCGTTTGGCCGCGTGGTAAATCGACGTGCGTGTCATCATTGTAATGGTACGGGAAAAATCATTAAAGACAAATGTGCAACGTGCCACGGTGACGGTAAAGTAACAAAACGACGTAAAATTAATGTTAAAATTCCAGCTGGTGTAGATGATGGTCAACAGCTGCGCGTTAGTGCTCAAGGAGAACCAGGGGTAAATGGTGGTCCTCCGGGAGATTTATACGTAGTGTTCCACGTGCGCACTCATGAATTCTTTGAACGTGATGGAGACGATATCTACTGCGAAATGCCTTTAACGTTTGCTCAGGCAGCGCTAGGTGATGAAGTAGAAGTACCAACTCTACATGGCAAGGTGAAGCTGAAGATTCCTGCTGGTACACAAACGGGGACGAAATTCCGTTTAAAAGGAAAAGGTGTGGCAAACGTACGAGGGTATGGTCAAGGAGATCAGCATATTCACGTTCGAGTTGTAACTCCAACAAAAATATCAGAAAAACAAAAACAATTATTGCGTGAGTTCGCTGAACTGAGCGGTCAAGAAGCCGTTGATGAGCAGCATGATTCCTTTTTTGCAAAAGTAAAACGAGCAATTAAAGGAGAATAA
- the dnaK gene encoding molecular chaperone DnaK, whose product MSKIIGIDLGTTNSCVAVLEGGEPKVIPNPEGNRTTPSVVAFKNGERQVGEVAKRQAITNPNTIISVKRHMGTDHKVEAEGKQYTPQEMSAIILQHLKGYAEEYLGEPVTKAVITVPAYFNDAERQATKDAGKIAGLEVERIINEPTAAALAYGLEKTDEDQTVLVYDLGGGTFDVSILELGDGVFEVRATAGDNRLGGDDFDQVIIDYLVAEFKKENGVDLSKDKMALQRLKDAAEKAKKDLSGVTSTQISLPFITAGEAGPLHLEVSLSRAKFDELSAGLVERTMAPVRQALKDAGLSASELDKVILVGGSTRIPAVQDAIKKETGQDPHKGVNPDEVVALGAAIQGGVLTGDVKDVVLLDVTPLSLGIETMGGVFTKLIERNTTIPTSKSQVFSTAADSQTAVDIHVLQGERPMSADNKTLGRFQLTDIPPAPRGVPQIEVSFDIDKNGIVNVRAKDLGTNKEQAITIKSSTGLSDDEIDRMVKEAEENADADKQRKEEVELRNEADQLVFTTEKTLKDLEGKVEEAEVTKANEAKDALKAAIEKNDLEEIKAKKDELQEIVQALTVKLYEQAQQAQQAGEQGAQNDDVVDAEFEEVNDDKK is encoded by the coding sequence ATGAGTAAGATCATTGGTATCGATTTAGGTACAACTAACTCTTGTGTCGCTGTATTAGAAGGCGGCGAACCAAAAGTAATTCCAAATCCAGAAGGAAACCGTACAACGCCATCAGTTGTGGCATTCAAAAACGGTGAGCGTCAAGTTGGGGAAGTAGCGAAACGTCAAGCTATTACAAACCCTAACACAATTATTTCAGTTAAACGTCATATGGGTACAGACCATAAGGTAGAAGCTGAAGGAAAGCAATACACGCCTCAAGAAATGTCAGCTATCATTCTTCAACATTTAAAAGGTTATGCTGAAGAGTATTTAGGTGAGCCTGTAACAAAAGCTGTTATCACAGTTCCTGCTTACTTTAATGATGCTGAGCGTCAAGCAACAAAAGATGCTGGTAAAATTGCTGGTTTAGAAGTAGAGCGTATTATTAACGAGCCTACTGCAGCAGCACTTGCATACGGATTAGAAAAAACAGATGAAGATCAAACAGTTTTAGTTTATGACCTTGGTGGCGGTACGTTTGACGTATCTATTCTAGAACTTGGCGACGGCGTATTTGAAGTTCGCGCAACTGCAGGTGACAACCGCCTTGGTGGTGACGACTTTGACCAAGTAATCATCGACTATTTAGTAGCTGAATTCAAAAAAGAAAACGGCGTTGATTTAAGCAAAGATAAAATGGCGCTTCAACGTTTAAAAGATGCGGCTGAAAAAGCGAAAAAAGATTTATCAGGCGTAACATCTACACAAATTTCTTTACCATTTATCACTGCTGGAGAAGCTGGTCCTCTTCACTTAGAGGTATCTTTATCACGTGCTAAATTTGACGAGTTATCAGCAGGCCTTGTAGAGCGTACAATGGCTCCTGTGCGTCAAGCTTTAAAAGATGCAGGCCTTTCTGCAAGCGAACTTGATAAAGTAATCTTAGTTGGTGGTTCAACTCGTATCCCAGCGGTACAAGATGCAATCAAAAAAGAAACTGGTCAAGATCCTCACAAAGGTGTAAACCCTGATGAAGTAGTTGCACTTGGTGCAGCAATTCAAGGTGGCGTATTAACTGGGGATGTAAAAGACGTTGTATTACTAGACGTAACGCCTTTATCACTAGGTATCGAAACAATGGGTGGCGTATTTACAAAGCTAATTGAGCGTAATACGACGATTCCAACAAGTAAATCACAAGTATTCTCAACGGCTGCAGATAGCCAAACGGCTGTAGATATTCATGTTCTTCAAGGTGAGCGTCCAATGTCTGCAGACAACAAAACGCTAGGTCGTTTTCAGTTAACTGACATTCCACCTGCACCACGCGGAGTACCTCAAATCGAAGTATCATTCGATATTGACAAAAACGGTATCGTAAACGTTCGTGCAAAAGATTTAGGAACAAACAAAGAGCAAGCTATTACAATTAAATCTTCAACAGGTTTATCAGATGACGAAATCGACCGCATGGTAAAAGAAGCGGAAGAAAACGCAGATGCTGATAAGCAACGTAAAGAAGAAGTGGAACTACGCAATGAAGCAGATCAATTAGTGTTCACAACTGAAAAAACATTAAAAGATCTTGAAGGAAAAGTAGAAGAAGCTGAAGTAACAAAAGCTAACGAAGCAAAAGATGCTTTAAAAGCAGCGATTGAAAAGAATGACCTTGAAGAAATCAAAGCGAAAAAAGATGAACTTCAAGAAATCGTTCAAGCGTTAACTGTAAAATTGTATGAGCAAGCTCAACAAGCTCAGCAAGCAGGTGAACAAGGCGCTCAAAATGATGATGTTGTAGATGCAGAGTTTGAAGAAGTAAACGACGACAAAAAATAA
- the grpE gene encoding nucleotide exchange factor GrpE: protein MSNEKQVEEQNEEVVEEVQTDAAEATEAEVSEEVNPLQQENDQLKQQLEEEENRYLRLQADFDNFRRRSRLDAEAAQKYRAQSLVSDILPALDNFERALQVNTADEQTKSVLQGVEMVYRQLVEALQKEGVEAIESVGKTFDPYEHQAVMQVEDDEYEPNTVVEELQKGYKLKDKIIRPAMVKVNQ, encoded by the coding sequence TTGTCAAACGAAAAGCAAGTAGAAGAACAAAACGAAGAAGTGGTTGAAGAAGTTCAAACAGACGCTGCTGAAGCAACTGAAGCTGAAGTGTCTGAGGAAGTAAACCCTCTTCAACAAGAAAATGATCAATTAAAGCAACAGCTTGAAGAAGAAGAGAATCGCTACTTACGTCTACAAGCTGATTTCGATAATTTCCGTCGTCGTTCACGTCTCGATGCAGAAGCTGCTCAAAAATACCGTGCTCAATCATTAGTTTCGGATATTTTACCAGCACTTGATAACTTTGAACGTGCATTACAAGTTAACACAGCGGACGAACAAACTAAATCTGTGCTGCAAGGTGTAGAAATGGTATACCGTCAATTAGTAGAGGCACTTCAAAAAGAAGGTGTTGAAGCAATTGAATCAGTCGGGAAAACTTTCGATCCATACGAGCATCAAGCAGTGATGCAAGTAGAAGACGATGAATACGAACCAAACACGGTAGTAGAAGAGCTTCAAAAAGGTTACAAATTAAAAGATAAAATCATCCGCCCTGCGATGGTTAAAGTGAATCAATAA
- the hrcA gene encoding heat-inducible transcriptional repressor HrcA has product MLTDRQLLILQVIIDDFIRSAQPVGSRTLSKKEEFNFSSATIRNEMSDLEELGFIEKTHTSSGRVPSEKGYRYYVDHLVSPQHLKASDVSTVRSVFAERIVELEQLVQKSAQILSDLTSLTSIVLGPKAVSHKLKQLQILPLTAQSAVAIIVTDTGHVESRTITLPSSIQPSDIEKMVNILNEKLIGVRITDLHDKMYKEVATLLKSHIQGYEQTMDILNDALKLNMNGKLVVGGKTNMFAQPEFHDLNKIRGLFNIIEHEQQFYKLLSPNEAGIHVKIGHENKLNEMVGCSLITASYSFGHEQLGTIAILGPTRMEYARVISLLTLLSSDMSQVLTNLYKE; this is encoded by the coding sequence GTGCTTACTGATCGACAGTTATTAATTTTACAAGTCATTATTGATGATTTCATTCGATCTGCGCAGCCGGTAGGCTCTCGAACATTATCTAAGAAAGAAGAGTTTAATTTTAGTTCGGCTACGATTCGTAATGAGATGTCAGACCTAGAAGAACTTGGATTTATTGAAAAAACTCATACTTCTTCAGGGCGCGTTCCGTCTGAGAAAGGTTATCGTTATTATGTTGATCATCTAGTGTCCCCGCAGCACTTGAAAGCAAGCGACGTTTCGACGGTACGTTCGGTATTCGCTGAACGCATTGTAGAACTGGAGCAGCTCGTTCAAAAGTCAGCGCAAATTTTATCTGATTTAACGAGTTTAACGTCTATTGTGCTAGGACCAAAAGCGGTCAGCCATAAGTTAAAACAGCTTCAGATTTTACCTTTAACGGCTCAGTCAGCTGTTGCCATTATTGTGACCGATACAGGACACGTTGAAAGTCGGACGATTACGCTGCCGAGCAGTATTCAACCTTCCGATATTGAAAAAATGGTTAACATTTTAAACGAAAAGCTCATCGGCGTTCGCATTACTGATTTACATGATAAAATGTACAAAGAAGTAGCGACGCTCTTAAAAAGCCATATTCAAGGGTATGAGCAGACGATGGATATACTCAATGATGCATTAAAGCTCAACATGAATGGCAAATTAGTAGTTGGCGGCAAAACGAATATGTTTGCTCAGCCGGAATTTCATGATCTTAATAAAATTCGCGGGCTGTTTAACATTATTGAACATGAACAGCAGTTTTATAAGCTGTTAAGCCCAAATGAGGCTGGCATACATGTGAAAATTGGCCATGAAAATAAATTGAATGAAATGGTAGGGTGCAGCTTAATTACAGCTAGTTATTCCTTTGGTCACGAACAGCTTGGCACAATTGCTATACTAGGACCGACCCGCATGGAATATGCGCGTGTGATTAGTTTGCTTACACTGCTGTCATCAGATATGTCTCAAGTATTAACAAACTTGTATAAAGAATAA
- the hemW gene encoding radical SAM family heme chaperone HemW, with protein sequence MVKAAYLHIPFCHHICHYCDFNKVFFKNQPVMPYLESMREEMKQTVERYPTTNLNTIFVGGGTPTALDEQQLEYFLESIRMYLPYDEKGEFTFEANPNELTKEKLQLLHDYGVNRLSIGVQTFNERLLEKIGRVHSNRQVFDCVEQARKIGMSNISLDLIYSLPEQTVADFSSTLQTAFSLEVEHMSAYSLIIEPKTVFYNLMNKGKLPLPAQEEEAAMYELLMKEMDKQGFHQYEISNFAKPGYESIHNLTYWNNEDYYGIGAGAHSYIDGIRRANIGPLKKYIDSVEQNGNAYLNEVSVTEAEKMEEEMFLGLRKTKGVSKEEFKKKFNRELKDVFGEPIQEYKEKGLLGEDNSSVFLTHNGRFLGNEVFQAFIGII encoded by the coding sequence ATGGTGAAGGCAGCATATCTGCATATCCCGTTTTGTCATCATATTTGTCACTATTGTGACTTTAATAAAGTGTTTTTCAAAAATCAGCCCGTTATGCCGTATTTGGAAAGCATGCGAGAAGAAATGAAACAAACAGTCGAACGTTATCCAACGACCAATTTAAACACGATATTCGTTGGGGGTGGAACGCCCACAGCCTTAGATGAACAGCAGCTAGAGTATTTTTTAGAATCCATTCGTATGTACCTCCCTTATGACGAGAAAGGTGAGTTTACATTTGAAGCGAATCCGAATGAATTGACAAAAGAAAAGCTTCAGCTTCTCCATGATTATGGTGTGAATCGTTTAAGCATTGGTGTACAAACGTTTAATGAAAGATTATTGGAGAAAATTGGACGTGTGCATTCAAATAGACAGGTATTTGATTGTGTTGAGCAAGCGAGAAAGATTGGAATGTCGAATATAAGCTTAGACTTAATTTATAGCCTGCCGGAACAAACGGTAGCTGATTTCTCTTCTACGCTTCAAACGGCTTTTTCATTAGAGGTAGAGCATATGTCTGCCTATTCGTTGATTATTGAACCTAAAACGGTATTTTATAATTTAATGAATAAAGGAAAGCTACCGTTGCCTGCTCAAGAAGAAGAAGCAGCTATGTATGAGCTGCTTATGAAAGAAATGGACAAACAAGGTTTTCATCAATATGAAATCAGTAATTTCGCAAAGCCAGGCTACGAGAGTATTCATAATCTAACATATTGGAACAACGAAGATTATTACGGAATTGGCGCAGGCGCACATAGCTATATAGACGGAATAAGACGAGCAAATATTGGACCATTAAAAAAGTACATTGATTCGGTCGAGCAAAACGGAAATGCATATCTCAATGAAGTGAGCGTGACCGAGGCTGAAAAAATGGAAGAAGAAATGTTTTTGGGCCTTCGTAAAACGAAAGGAGTCTCAAAAGAGGAGTTTAAGAAAAAATTCAATCGAGAATTAAAAGATGTATTTGGAGAACCTATTCAAGAATACAAAGAGAAAGGACTTTTGGGTGAAGACAATAGCTCAGTCTTTTTAACACACAATGGTCGATTTTTGGGGAATGAAGTTTTTCAAGCCTTTATTGGGATAATCTAA
- the lepA gene encoding translation elongation factor 4 — MDREARLKRQSKIRNFSIIAHIDHGKSTLADRILEKTNALTQREMKAQLLDSMDLERERGITIKLNAVQLQYKAKDGEEYTFHLIDTPGHVDFTYEVSRSLAACEGAILVVDAAQGIEAQTLANVYLALDNNLEILPVINKIDLPSAEPERVRQEVEDVIGLDASEAVLASAKAGIGIEEILEQIVEKVPAPEGDPDAPLQALIFDSFYDAYRGVVASIRIVQGRVKVGDKIKMMATGKEFEVTELGVLTPKAVAKDELSVGDVGFLTAAIKNVGDTRVGDTITLAKNGASEPLPGYRRLNPMVYCGLYPIDTAKYNDLREALEKLELNDSALQFEPETSQALGFGFRCGFLGLLHMEIIQERIEREFKIDLITTAPSVIYDVYLTDETHLSVDNPSNMPDPQKIERVEEPYVKATMMVPNDYVGAVMELCQKKRGNFIDMQYLDANRVSIVYEIPLAEIVYDFFDQLKSNTKGYASFDYELIGYQPSKLVKMDILLNGETVDALSFIVHRDSAYDRGKVIVEKLKELIPRQQFEVPIQAAIGQKIVARSTIKAIRKNVLAKCYGGDISRKRKLLEKQKEGKKRMKQVGSVEVPQEAFMAVLRMDED, encoded by the coding sequence ATGGATAGAGAAGCAAGATTGAAACGACAATCGAAAATCAGAAACTTTTCGATTATTGCTCATATAGACCACGGTAAGTCAACATTAGCAGACCGTATTTTAGAAAAAACAAATGCGTTAACACAGCGAGAAATGAAAGCTCAGCTTTTAGATTCGATGGATTTAGAACGTGAACGTGGAATTACCATTAAATTAAATGCTGTGCAGCTTCAATACAAAGCAAAAGATGGAGAAGAGTATACTTTTCATCTAATTGATACACCGGGACACGTCGATTTTACATATGAAGTGTCGCGAAGTTTAGCCGCGTGTGAAGGTGCTATTCTAGTAGTAGATGCAGCTCAAGGTATTGAAGCTCAAACATTAGCAAACGTATATTTAGCGCTTGATAACAACCTTGAAATTTTACCTGTCATTAATAAGATTGACCTGCCGAGCGCAGAGCCAGAGCGAGTGCGCCAAGAGGTTGAAGACGTAATTGGATTAGATGCGTCGGAAGCTGTATTAGCTTCAGCTAAAGCAGGAATTGGAATCGAAGAAATTTTAGAACAAATTGTTGAAAAAGTTCCTGCTCCTGAAGGGGATCCAGATGCACCGCTTCAAGCACTAATCTTTGATTCATTTTATGATGCATACCGAGGTGTAGTTGCATCTATTCGTATCGTACAGGGACGAGTAAAAGTAGGCGACAAAATTAAAATGATGGCAACAGGAAAAGAGTTTGAGGTAACGGAGCTAGGTGTGTTAACGCCAAAAGCCGTTGCTAAAGATGAACTTTCTGTTGGCGACGTAGGGTTTTTAACAGCAGCTATTAAAAACGTTGGAGATACGCGAGTAGGGGACACGATTACTCTTGCTAAAAACGGAGCAAGTGAACCTCTTCCTGGTTATCGTCGTCTGAATCCAATGGTATACTGCGGACTGTATCCGATTGATACAGCGAAGTATAACGATCTTCGTGAAGCACTAGAAAAGTTAGAGCTAAATGACTCTGCACTTCAGTTTGAACCAGAGACGTCTCAGGCCTTAGGGTTTGGTTTCCGATGTGGATTCTTAGGGTTGCTTCACATGGAAATTATCCAAGAGCGTATTGAGCGCGAATTTAAAATTGATTTAATTACAACAGCTCCAAGCGTTATTTATGACGTGTATTTAACAGACGAGACTCATCTGTCTGTAGATAACCCGTCTAATATGCCGGACCCACAAAAGATTGAACGTGTGGAAGAACCGTATGTGAAGGCAACGATGATGGTACCAAACGATTATGTTGGTGCTGTGATGGAGCTTTGTCAGAAGAAGCGAGGCAACTTTATTGATATGCAGTACTTGGATGCTAATCGCGTGAGTATTGTATACGAAATTCCACTAGCTGAAATTGTATATGATTTCTTTGATCAATTAAAATCAAATACAAAAGGCTATGCTTCGTTTGATTACGAGCTTATTGGATATCAGCCTTCGAAGCTTGTGAAGATGGATATTCTCTTAAACGGCGAAACGGTCGATGCGCTGTCCTTTATCGTGCACAGAGATTCAGCTTACGATCGTGGTAAAGTCATTGTAGAAAAGCTTAAAGAGCTTATTCCACGTCAACAGTTCGAAGTGCCGATTCAAGCGGCAATCGGTCAAAAAATTGTGGCGCGTTCAACAATTAAAGCCATTCGTAAAAACGTTTTAGCAAAATGTTACGGAGGAGATATCTCTCGTAAACGTAAACTTCTTGAAAAACAAAAAGAAGGTAAAAAACGTATGAAGCAGGTCGGTTCTGTTGAAGTACCGCAGGAAGCATTCATGGCTGTGCTTCGCATGGACGAAGATTAA
- a CDS encoding DUF3679 domain-containing protein — MIKFTLKSVVLTIFLLCVVFLGMQTAQQGLIKMKGYNDPSIEHVINVSKTSDGQVEAAVLGSKKVVNIDEKQQFLEKRKAFNFFSSLGQSLAEGVKSTIGKAFKAIHHLLN, encoded by the coding sequence ATGATTAAATTTACTTTAAAATCAGTAGTGCTAACCATTTTTTTACTGTGTGTCGTATTTTTAGGAATGCAGACGGCTCAGCAAGGGTTGATTAAAATGAAGGGATATAATGATCCTTCGATTGAACATGTTATTAATGTGTCTAAAACGTCAGATGGTCAGGTGGAAGCTGCTGTTTTAGGTTCAAAAAAAGTCGTGAACATTGATGAAAAACAGCAGTTTTTAGAAAAACGAAAGGCTTTTAACTTTTTCTCCTCGCTAGGTCAAAGTCTAGCGGAAGGCGTGAAAAGTACAATAGGAAAAGCTTTTAAGGCTATCCATCATCTTCTTAATTAA
- the gpr gene encoding GPR endopeptidase, with protein sequence MEKELDLSQYSVRTDLAVEAKDIALENQPKPNNQSEIKGVIVKEKEEQDVKISMVEITEEGAEAIGKKKGRYVTLESVGIREQDTEKQEAMEEVFAKELNFFIKSLNIPDDASCLVVGLGNLSVTPDALGPKAVDNLLITRHLFELQPESVQDGFRPVSAIVPGVMGMTGIETSDIIFGVVKKVNPDFIIAIDALAARSIERVNATIQISDSGIHPGSGVGNKRKEISYETLGIPVIAIGIPTVVDAVSITSDTIDFILKHFGREMKEQGKPSKSLLPSGMTFGEKKKLTEDDLPNEEQRQTYLGMIGTLPDEEKRRLIHEVLAPLGHNLMVTPKEVDMFIEDMANVVAGGLNAALHHEVDQENFGAYTH encoded by the coding sequence ATGGAAAAAGAACTTGATTTAAGTCAATATAGCGTGCGCACGGATTTAGCTGTCGAAGCAAAAGACATAGCGTTAGAAAACCAGCCTAAACCGAATAACCAGTCAGAAATCAAAGGCGTAATTGTAAAAGAAAAAGAAGAACAAGATGTCAAAATTTCAATGGTAGAAATTACGGAAGAGGGCGCAGAAGCAATCGGTAAGAAAAAAGGCCGATATGTAACCCTTGAATCGGTAGGCATTCGCGAGCAGGATACTGAAAAGCAAGAGGCCATGGAAGAAGTATTTGCTAAAGAGCTGAATTTTTTTATTAAAAGCCTCAACATTCCAGATGATGCTAGCTGTCTTGTAGTGGGTCTTGGAAACTTAAGTGTTACACCAGATGCGCTTGGACCAAAGGCAGTAGATAATTTGTTGATTACAAGACATTTGTTTGAGTTACAGCCTGAAAGCGTGCAAGATGGCTTTAGACCCGTTAGCGCCATTGTTCCGGGAGTAATGGGAATGACGGGTATTGAGACAAGTGATATTATCTTTGGCGTTGTAAAGAAAGTGAATCCAGATTTTATTATTGCAATCGATGCGCTGGCCGCTCGTTCGATTGAACGGGTAAATGCTACCATTCAAATTTCAGATTCAGGTATTCATCCGGGGTCTGGGGTTGGAAACAAGCGTAAAGAAATCAGTTATGAAACACTTGGCATTCCAGTTATTGCAATAGGTATTCCAACGGTGGTGGATGCTGTTTCCATTACAAGCGATACAATTGACTTTATCTTAAAACATTTCGGCCGAGAAATGAAAGAGCAGGGAAAGCCGTCTAAGTCACTGCTTCCGTCTGGTATGACGTTTGGAGAAAAAAAGAAGCTCACGGAGGATGATTTACCTAATGAAGAGCAGCGTCAAACGTATCTCGGTATGATTGGTACTCTTCCCGATGAAGAAAAAAGACGTCTTATTCATGAAGTGCTTGCACCTTTAGGCCATAATTTGATGGTTACGCCAAAAGAAGTGGATATGTTTATTGAAGATATGGCTAATGTAGTTGCAGGAGGACTTAACGCTGCTTTGCATCATGAAGTGGATCAAGAGAACTTTGGGGCATATACTCATTAA